From Vibrio artabrorum, a single genomic window includes:
- a CDS encoding MarR family winged helix-turn-helix transcriptional regulator — MKNNGKDKEIFREWMDINPNLSDIDVKLNTQFVLFSNNIINTRCNFCKSYGLNTSEFDVIATLYRSGGKHELTAKELKERTLLPSSGALSNRVDRLESKGLTKRRHDIRDKRSVKVALTKSGLELVQKIHPIFFDVMSEQFSNLSDDDKKSLINIMSKIT, encoded by the coding sequence ATGAAAAATAATGGTAAAGACAAAGAAATATTTAGAGAGTGGATGGATATCAATCCAAATTTATCTGATATTGATGTTAAGTTGAATACTCAATTTGTCTTATTTTCTAATAACATAATTAATACTCGTTGTAATTTTTGCAAATCTTACGGTCTAAATACCTCAGAGTTCGACGTTATTGCAACATTATACAGATCCGGAGGTAAGCATGAGCTTACTGCAAAAGAATTAAAAGAGAGAACACTTTTACCCTCATCGGGCGCACTATCTAATCGCGTTGATAGACTTGAGTCAAAAGGACTGACCAAAAGACGACATGATATTCGTGATAAGAGAAGTGTAAAAGTAGCATTAACTAAATCTGGTTTGGAGCTTGTGCAAAAAATCCATCCAATATTTTTTGATGTGATGTCAGAACAGTTCTCTAACTTAAGTGATGATGATAAGAAATCTCTAATTAATATCATGAGTAAAATAACGTAA
- a CDS encoding IS5 family transposase, with the protein MPKPRYKTTNWKQYNKALINRGSLTFWIDEEAIAEWKQNKQGKRGRPRRFSDLAITTALMVKRVFSLPLRALQGFLDSVLKLANIPLVCPHYTCISRRAKEVEVSFKTKTRGTIQHLAIDATGLKVYGEGEWKVKKHGTDGKRRVWRKLHIAVDTNTHEIVAAELSLSNVTDAEVLPNLLKQTRRKIIEISGDGAYDTRGCYDAIRIKRAVPLIPPREGAAFWERGHPRNLAVGCQKLYGSNRTWKKQYGYHKRSLSETAMHRVKQLLGGKLSLRNYNAQVGETYAMIKALNKLTGLGMPETQYIV; encoded by the coding sequence ATGCCGAAACCTCGTTATAAAACAACTAACTGGAAACAGTACAACAAAGCCCTAATAAACCGTGGTTCACTTACTTTCTGGATTGATGAGGAAGCGATAGCCGAGTGGAAGCAAAACAAACAAGGCAAGCGTGGTAGACCTCGCCGATTCAGCGACTTAGCCATTACTACCGCACTGATGGTGAAACGCGTTTTCTCTCTGCCATTGAGAGCGCTGCAAGGTTTTCTAGACTCAGTATTGAAGCTGGCTAACATCCCGCTTGTTTGCCCGCACTATACCTGTATAAGCCGCCGAGCTAAGGAAGTTGAGGTTTCATTTAAAACCAAAACCAGAGGAACAATACAACATCTGGCCATTGATGCCACTGGCCTCAAGGTTTATGGCGAAGGTGAATGGAAGGTCAAGAAGCATGGTACTGATGGGAAGCGCAGAGTCTGGCGTAAGCTGCACATCGCAGTAGATACAAACACCCACGAAATAGTCGCAGCAGAGCTGAGTTTATCTAACGTAACCGATGCCGAAGTGCTCCCAAACTTGCTAAAGCAGACACGTCGTAAAATCATTGAGATATCAGGTGATGGCGCTTATGACACAAGGGGTTGCTATGATGCTATACGGATCAAGCGAGCGGTTCCACTCATCCCGCCACGAGAAGGGGCGGCATTCTGGGAACGTGGGCATCCTCGTAATTTAGCGGTAGGTTGTCAGAAGCTATACGGCTCCAACAGGACTTGGAAAAAGCAGTATGGCTATCATAAACGCTCGCTGTCAGAGACAGCAATGCATCGAGTGAAACAGCTGTTGGGTGGGAAACTCAGTCTCCGAAATTACAACGCTCAGGTTGGTGAGACTTACGCCATGATCAAAGCTCTGAACAAGCTTACAGGACTTGGTATGCCTGAAACTCAGTATATCGTTTAA
- a CDS encoding DoxX family protein — MERKNYSMIVVITGLITLASAVFNAELYDGTWSMIATVAAALLVPVAAYVFRNNLTLSFLIPLFFNTIVVRNADQHDWTAIGWVAAVTYIPLLLQAFIVFRKTYLVEGSTETALSMIRIFIGLNWLTHCTEKLFVSSHDAGLVGFFANGFGNLVVGHPLTDSTANALIVLGGIVEFATAISLGLGVFSRFGAFMSASYLVVAQIVGGHFSVGYTWILPGGGWELAFYYFMVTIPFMLPKVGGAVALERWRG, encoded by the coding sequence ATGGAAAGAAAAAACTATTCTATGATAGTCGTCATTACTGGTCTAATTACTTTGGCCAGTGCGGTGTTCAACGCTGAGTTGTATGACGGAACTTGGTCAATGATAGCCACTGTTGCTGCTGCATTGTTGGTCCCCGTAGCAGCTTATGTTTTTAGGAACAATTTAACACTATCATTTTTAATCCCGCTGTTTTTCAACACGATTGTAGTTCGAAACGCCGATCAACATGATTGGACTGCAATTGGTTGGGTTGCAGCAGTAACATATATACCGTTGTTGCTACAGGCATTCATTGTTTTTAGAAAGACATATCTGGTTGAAGGTTCGACTGAAACTGCACTTAGCATGATCCGCATTTTTATCGGTTTGAACTGGTTGACGCACTGTACGGAAAAGCTATTCGTATCATCTCATGATGCTGGTTTAGTTGGATTCTTTGCGAATGGATTTGGTAATTTGGTGGTTGGTCACCCTCTTACCGATTCAACAGCAAATGCTCTAATTGTATTGGGCGGTATTGTTGAGTTTGCAACCGCTATTTCACTTGGTCTGGGAGTATTCTCAAGATTCGGTGCGTTTATGTCTGCATCTTACCTAGTTGTTGCTCAAATCGTTGGTGGTCACTTCTCTGTCGGTTATACGTGGATTTTGCCGGGAGGAGGCTGGGAGCTAGCATTTTATTACTTCATGGTAACTATACCATTCATGCTTCCGAAGGTTGGTGGTGCGGTCGCTCTAGAGCGATGGCGAGGCTGA
- the ilvG gene encoding acetolactate synthase 2 catalytic subunit: MKGAELVVSALKQQGIETIFGYPGGAIMPIYDALYDGGVEHILCRHEQGAAMAAIGMARATQEVAVCMATSGPGATNLVTGLADAFMDSIPLVAITGQVASSHIGTDAFQEMDVIGMSLSCTKHSYLVTDIEDLAPTLAEAFVVAKSGRPGPVIVDIAKDVQLAEAPVNTLPEFTPPAMPVAATDAIEQAQYFLSQATRPVLYVGGGVQLAKATDAVREFLRLNPMPAVSTLKGLGTIERDDPHYLGMLGMHGTKAANLVVQESDLLIVVGARFDDRVTGKLDTFAPHAKVIHIDIDAAEFSKLRLADAPIRGDINKVMPQLELTQDISSWVHHSEGLRRSFKWRYDHPGDLIFAPLLLKQLSDMMPASSIVSTDVGQHQMWAAQHIQPRDPQNFITSAGLGTMGFGLPAAMGASVGRPDDQSILISGDGSFMMNVQELGTLKRRQIPVKMVLLNNSRLGMVRQWQSLFFDGRHSETILDDNPDFVMLAKAFDIPGKTITRKEEVEPALKEMLESKTAYLLHVLIDEEENVWPLVPPGASNSEMLENT; this comes from the coding sequence ATGAAAGGCGCAGAACTTGTCGTATCCGCACTCAAGCAACAAGGCATTGAGACCATTTTTGGTTACCCTGGTGGTGCCATCATGCCCATCTACGATGCTCTCTATGATGGGGGGGTCGAACACATCCTATGTCGCCACGAGCAAGGCGCTGCAATGGCCGCCATCGGCATGGCTCGAGCAACACAAGAGGTCGCGGTTTGCATGGCCACCTCAGGACCAGGGGCAACCAACTTAGTCACAGGTCTTGCTGATGCCTTTATGGATTCCATTCCACTCGTTGCCATTACCGGTCAAGTCGCTAGCTCTCACATCGGCACGGATGCATTCCAAGAAATGGATGTGATTGGTATGTCTCTATCTTGTACTAAGCACAGCTACCTAGTGACTGACATTGAAGACCTTGCGCCAACACTCGCAGAAGCGTTTGTGGTAGCAAAATCTGGTCGGCCTGGTCCGGTTATCGTCGATATCGCTAAAGATGTTCAACTAGCAGAAGCACCCGTTAACACTCTTCCTGAATTTACGCCACCCGCCATGCCTGTTGCAGCCACTGATGCCATTGAACAGGCACAATACTTTTTGTCTCAAGCGACCCGCCCGGTTTTATACGTTGGAGGGGGCGTTCAACTTGCTAAAGCCACCGATGCAGTTCGTGAGTTTTTACGCCTTAACCCCATGCCAGCAGTAAGCACACTCAAAGGCTTGGGTACGATCGAACGTGACGACCCACACTACCTTGGCATGCTGGGTATGCACGGCACTAAAGCCGCTAACCTTGTGGTTCAAGAGAGTGACCTATTGATTGTTGTTGGTGCTCGTTTTGATGACCGAGTAACAGGCAAGCTCGATACCTTCGCGCCGCATGCTAAGGTTATCCATATTGATATCGATGCCGCCGAGTTCAGTAAACTTCGCCTTGCCGATGCACCAATTCGCGGCGACATTAACAAGGTTATGCCTCAGTTAGAACTGACTCAAGATATCTCCTCTTGGGTTCACCACTCTGAAGGCCTTCGTCGCTCATTCAAATGGCGTTACGACCACCCTGGCGATTTGATCTTTGCTCCACTGCTGTTGAAGCAACTGTCAGATATGATGCCAGCAAGCTCTATTGTTTCAACCGATGTCGGCCAACACCAGATGTGGGCCGCTCAACACATTCAGCCACGCGATCCACAGAACTTCATCACCTCTGCCGGTTTAGGCACCATGGGCTTTGGCTTACCCGCAGCAATGGGCGCCTCAGTTGGCCGTCCAGATGACCAATCAATTCTTATCTCTGGTGACGGCTCGTTCATGATGAACGTGCAAGAACTTGGCACGTTGAAGCGTCGCCAAATCCCAGTGAAGATGGTACTGCTTAATAACTCTCGCTTGGGTATGGTTCGTCAATGGCAATCGCTGTTCTTTGACGGTCGCCACAGTGAAACCATCCTGGATGACAACCCTGACTTCGTGATGCTCGCGAAAGCATTCGATATCCCAGGAAAAACCATCACTCGTAAAGAGGAAGTCGAGCCAGCACTGAAAGAGATGCTAGAGAGCAAAACCGCTTACCTCCTTCATGTCCTGATCGATGAAGAAGAAAATGTATGGCCACTAGTACCGCCAGGTGCTTCAAACAGTGAGATGTTGGAGAACACATAA
- the metK gene encoding methionine adenosyltransferase, translated as MTKHLFTSESVSEGHPDKIADQISDAVLDTIIEQDPKARVACETYVKTGMVMVGGEVTTSAWVDIEEITRETVREIGYVHSDMGFDANSCAVLNTIGKQSPDINQGVDKADPKEQGAGDQGIMFGYATNETEILMPAPITYSHRLVQKQAEVRKSGKLDFLRPDAKSQVTFQYDQGKIVGIDAVVLSTQHCDSVTTPDLREAVMEEIIKPVLPSEWITKDTNFFINPTGRFVIGGPMGDCGLTGRKIIVDTYGGAARHGGGAFSGKDPSKVDRSAAYAARYVAKNIVAAGMADRCEIQLSYAIGVADPTSIMVETFGTEKVSHEIIIDAVRQNFDLRPYGLQEMLNLLQPIYKRTAAYGHFGREEFPWEATDKAAILRDFADIK; from the coding sequence ATGACTAAGCACCTGTTCACTTCTGAGTCGGTATCAGAAGGTCATCCAGATAAAATCGCAGACCAAATCTCTGACGCAGTTCTTGACACAATTATTGAGCAAGACCCAAAAGCACGCGTGGCTTGTGAAACTTACGTAAAAACCGGTATGGTTATGGTTGGTGGTGAAGTAACGACTTCTGCATGGGTTGATATCGAAGAAATCACTCGTGAAACAGTTCGTGAAATCGGCTACGTTCACTCTGACATGGGCTTTGATGCGAACTCGTGTGCGGTTCTAAACACCATCGGTAAGCAGTCTCCAGACATCAACCAAGGTGTTGATAAGGCAGACCCTAAAGAGCAAGGCGCAGGCGACCAAGGCATCATGTTTGGTTACGCTACAAACGAAACTGAAATTCTAATGCCAGCTCCAATTACTTACTCTCACCGCCTTGTTCAAAAACAAGCTGAAGTTCGTAAGAGTGGTAAACTAGATTTTCTTCGCCCAGATGCGAAATCTCAAGTAACTTTCCAATACGACCAAGGTAAGATTGTTGGTATCGATGCTGTTGTTCTTTCAACTCAACACTGTGATTCAGTAACAACACCTGACCTACGTGAAGCGGTAATGGAAGAGATCATCAAGCCAGTATTACCTTCAGAGTGGATCACTAAAGATACCAACTTCTTCATCAACCCAACCGGTCGTTTCGTTATTGGTGGTCCAATGGGTGACTGTGGTCTAACTGGTCGTAAAATCATCGTAGATACTTACGGTGGCGCAGCTCGTCACGGTGGTGGTGCGTTCTCTGGTAAAGATCCATCGAAAGTAGACCGCAGTGCAGCTTACGCAGCACGTTACGTAGCGAAAAACATCGTAGCTGCTGGCATGGCTGACCGTTGTGAAATCCAACTTTCATACGCTATCGGTGTTGCTGACCCAACATCTATCATGGTTGAAACGTTCGGTACTGAGAAAGTATCACATGAAATTATCATTGATGCGGTTCGTCAAAACTTCGACCTACGTCCATACGGTCTACAAGAAATGCTTAACCTGCTTCAACCTATCTACAAGCGGACGGCAGCATACGGTCACTTCGGTCGCGAAGAGTTCCCATGGGAAGCAACGGATAAAGCAGCTATCCTACGCGATTTCGCTGACATCAAATAA
- the luxS gene encoding S-ribosylhomocysteine lyase encodes MPLLDSFTVDHTRMHAPAVRVAKTMQTPKGDTITVFDLRFTAPNKDILSEKGIHTLEHLYAGFMRNHLSGDSVEIIDISPMGCRTGFYMSLIGTPSEQQVADAWVAAMEDILKVESQNKIPELNEYQCGTAAMHSLDEAKQIAKNILEAGVAVNKNDDLALPESMLKELRID; translated from the coding sequence ATGCCTTTATTAGACAGTTTTACCGTAGACCACACACGTATGCATGCTCCAGCAGTTCGTGTGGCTAAAACGATGCAAACTCCAAAGGGAGATACCATCACAGTATTTGACTTACGTTTTACGGCACCGAACAAAGACATCCTTTCTGAGAAGGGAATTCACACGTTAGAGCACTTGTACGCTGGCTTTATGCGCAACCACTTAAGCGGTGATAGCGTTGAGATCATCGATATCTCACCAATGGGTTGCCGTACTGGTTTCTACATGAGTTTGATTGGTACGCCTTCAGAGCAGCAAGTGGCGGATGCTTGGGTTGCAGCAATGGAAGACATATTGAAAGTAGAAAGTCAAAACAAGATCCCTGAGCTGAATGAATACCAATGTGGTACAGCAGCAATGCACTCTTTAGATGAGGCAAAGCAAATCGCGAAAAACATTCTAGAAGCGGGCGTTGCAGTCAATAAGAATGATGATTTGGCACTGCCAGAATCTATGCTGAAAGAGTTGCGTATTGACTAA
- the ilvM gene encoding acetolactate synthase 2 small subunit, whose amino-acid sequence MKRYLLDIKADDKPVLLERVLRVIRHRGFIVKQVAGTQNQESKVASVEIIVDSDRPISFLVNQIEKLWDVRTVDVISISRNELPNNNLQQKINA is encoded by the coding sequence ATGAAAAGATACCTATTAGACATCAAAGCCGATGATAAGCCAGTACTACTAGAGCGTGTTCTTCGTGTTATCCGTCACCGTGGCTTCATTGTCAAACAAGTAGCTGGTACTCAAAACCAAGAGAGTAAAGTGGCAAGTGTTGAGATCATTGTCGACAGTGACCGCCCGATCTCTTTCTTGGTGAATCAAATCGAAAAATTATGGGATGTACGTACCGTTGACGTTATCTCTATCAGTCGTAATGAGCTACCAAACAACAACCTACAACAAAAGATCAATGCTTGA
- the cfa gene encoding cyclopropane fatty acyl phospholipid synthase, with the protein MKEGEYAMFEEMLAVADIKINGNRPWDIQIHDTAVFNRVLTDGSLGFGESYMDKMWDCDDIAEMISRVLASKIDKKLDLKKKLVLGAHIGKSKVKKFFNPQGTSLSKKNVQFHYDIGNDLYKAMLDKRMTYTCAYWDNSDNLDDAQEAKLDLICKKLDLKPGMRILDIGCGWGSFMIYAAEKYGVTCDGLTLSEEQAKLGSLLVDEKNVPVNFILKDYRLYEPYEKYDRIVSVGMLEHVGSSNYSDFFKCANKLMKDDAIFLLHTIGSFESTTTNDPWIHKYIFPNGEIPSLAQLSIAMEPAFNMEDLHNIGQSYDLTLCAWYENFHKAWTTKQIDYDERFYRMWKYYLLSCAGAFRCRDLSVWQMSLTKVGTKSPNGRRVG; encoded by the coding sequence ATGAAAGAGGGTGAGTACGCTATGTTTGAAGAAATGCTTGCTGTTGCAGACATAAAAATTAACGGCAATAGACCTTGGGACATTCAAATCCATGACACTGCCGTATTTAACCGAGTGCTAACAGATGGCTCTCTTGGTTTTGGCGAGTCTTACATGGATAAAATGTGGGATTGTGATGACATTGCTGAAATGATCTCTAGAGTACTTGCTTCTAAAATCGATAAGAAATTAGATCTAAAGAAAAAATTAGTTCTTGGAGCGCACATCGGAAAAAGCAAAGTAAAAAAATTCTTTAATCCTCAAGGAACATCTTTATCAAAGAAAAACGTTCAATTTCATTATGATATTGGCAATGATTTATACAAAGCAATGTTAGATAAACGTATGACATATACGTGTGCATACTGGGATAACTCAGATAATCTAGATGATGCACAAGAGGCAAAGCTTGATTTAATTTGCAAAAAGTTAGACCTAAAACCGGGGATGCGAATTCTAGATATCGGCTGTGGATGGGGCAGTTTTATGATCTATGCTGCTGAAAAATATGGTGTAACTTGTGATGGATTGACACTATCCGAAGAGCAAGCAAAGCTTGGTTCTCTCCTAGTAGATGAAAAAAATGTTCCAGTAAACTTTATCCTTAAAGACTATCGACTATATGAACCATATGAAAAATATGACCGAATAGTTTCAGTTGGGATGCTAGAGCATGTTGGTTCATCAAATTATTCTGATTTTTTCAAATGCGCAAATAAACTCATGAAAGATGATGCAATTTTTTTGCTTCATACCATCGGTTCTTTTGAGTCAACAACAACAAATGATCCTTGGATTCATAAGTACATATTCCCTAATGGTGAAATTCCATCATTGGCGCAGCTCTCTATTGCAATGGAACCTGCCTTTAACATGGAAGACTTGCACAATATAGGTCAGAGCTATGACCTGACTCTTTGTGCTTGGTATGAAAATTTTCATAAGGCATGGACGACAAAACAAATCGATTATGACGAACGCTTTTATCGAATGTGGAAATATTACCTATTGAGTTGTGCTGGCGCCTTTCGCTGTCGCGATTTAAGCGTGTGGCAAATGTCATTAACTAAAGTGGGAACTAAATCACCAAACGGTCGAAGAGTTGGGTGA
- a CDS encoding DMT family transporter yields MKILLAILAPLLWGTTYAVLTTFFKGWSPFALAVWRALPAGVILLALRPTLPTKQELPWLLLIGLLNIALFFGLLFAAALYLPSTLVGVGMIALPVIGIVVMAAAHKVHPSKVQFISSAILIVAASYLFLTSSTSISLISVILLIGSMTALIAGSIVTKHVMKTINWYKLLTWKLLFGGVILLPIAYWDVNLRGINYVSAIPSSLHQWEAMAWLVIGLTCIAYGAYVFTIPLITTTELSFFGTINPILAMVLGATVMGEQFSTTQITVMMCMIVSNLAAQTYESLKKRQPEAVIIEY; encoded by the coding sequence ATGAAAATACTTTTGGCGATATTGGCGCCATTGTTATGGGGAACTACTTATGCAGTTTTGACAACTTTTTTTAAAGGATGGTCTCCTTTTGCGTTAGCAGTTTGGCGAGCGCTTCCAGCAGGAGTTATTTTACTAGCATTAAGACCGACTCTGCCTACAAAGCAAGAATTGCCTTGGTTGTTATTGATTGGGTTGCTAAATATAGCGCTCTTCTTTGGTCTTCTTTTTGCTGCTGCTCTTTACCTACCTAGTACTCTGGTAGGCGTTGGAATGATAGCGCTTCCTGTCATTGGCATTGTTGTTATGGCAGCCGCTCACAAGGTACATCCATCAAAAGTTCAATTTATTTCATCTGCAATTCTTATTGTTGCGGCTTCATATTTATTCTTAACCTCATCAACATCTATTAGCTTGATTTCAGTAATTTTGCTTATCGGCTCGATGACTGCACTTATTGCAGGCAGCATTGTAACTAAACATGTAATGAAGACCATAAATTGGTATAAATTATTGACGTGGAAGCTTTTATTTGGTGGGGTAATTCTTCTTCCAATTGCATATTGGGATGTGAATTTAAGAGGAATTAATTATGTTTCAGCTATTCCTTCATCTCTTCATCAATGGGAAGCAATGGCGTGGTTAGTTATTGGTTTAACTTGTATCGCATATGGGGCTTACGTATTCACAATTCCATTGATAACCACTACAGAGTTAAGTTTTTTTGGAACTATCAATCCAATTCTAGCAATGGTTCTAGGAGCAACCGTAATGGGAGAACAATTCAGCACAACTCAAATTACGGTAATGATGTGTATGATCGTGTCAAATTTAGCAGCTCAAACATACGAAAGCCTGAAAAAACGCCAACCAGAAGCAGTAATAATCGAATATTAG
- a CDS encoding site-specific integrase, with translation MILKKAIELEVGALGSFNGETEELNGEHLRVIKYQAPEVVLKFPVLHSTSMMSECLDANLFLQQKYTGRVNYKDIEDKNRDSDGETVQVVTLDKIAASLKAYFTFCEEESLDIYDGLLNTFSADQKLWLPPYRFKSHVIDRVKSREIEFSTGNLLLLHVKQFYEWMYKTGRIDKIPFDYKYVSVSKGKDKDDDELDFLFAPDAVISAYKKPLLVQTTDLRVPKKHKSDKVKRDNQPWSLAEMTAFFGTQYMQFETRRLWADLGFQVGLRAKEITRLPDEQIVDPELSDKSVFDVEIIGKNDKRRTVLVPKKLMSRLFAHKNSAKRLKHMPKYKSYLESLPEHSDALAYEQTHGKPLFINQRGVRISERSVINIVSKSRPELRKKGNLILDEPHFHGSRSTYATRLIKAMFAMGMPLGFIKWKVMELLGHNNWDTTLQHYVNVARGITYDEKLDLWVSEIYKDVEERLTREKQELSQEVEASVIELGSEDQG, from the coding sequence ATGATTCTTAAGAAGGCTATCGAATTAGAAGTAGGCGCATTAGGTTCTTTCAATGGAGAGACAGAAGAGCTGAATGGTGAACATTTGAGAGTTATCAAATATCAGGCACCAGAGGTGGTACTTAAGTTTCCCGTGTTGCATAGCACTTCTATGATGAGTGAATGTCTTGATGCTAACTTGTTCTTACAGCAGAAATACACAGGTCGTGTTAATTACAAGGATATAGAGGACAAGAATAGAGATAGCGATGGTGAGACAGTTCAGGTGGTCACACTTGATAAGATAGCAGCTTCACTCAAAGCATACTTTACTTTCTGCGAAGAAGAGAGCTTAGATATTTACGATGGCCTACTAAACACTTTCTCTGCTGACCAGAAACTATGGCTGCCGCCATACCGATTTAAAAGTCATGTCATTGATAGAGTGAAATCTAGAGAGATAGAGTTCAGCACTGGGAACCTTTTACTCTTGCACGTTAAACAGTTTTACGAATGGATGTATAAGACTGGTCGAATTGATAAGATCCCTTTTGATTATAAGTACGTTTCAGTATCCAAGGGCAAGGATAAAGACGATGATGAGTTGGACTTTCTCTTTGCTCCTGATGCAGTTATTTCTGCATATAAGAAACCACTCCTAGTACAAACAACTGACCTAAGGGTACCAAAGAAACACAAATCGGATAAGGTGAAACGAGACAATCAGCCTTGGTCACTAGCTGAAATGACGGCTTTTTTCGGAACTCAATACATGCAGTTTGAGACAAGGCGCCTCTGGGCTGATTTAGGTTTTCAGGTGGGTCTCAGAGCTAAAGAAATAACCCGCTTACCTGATGAACAAATTGTAGATCCTGAACTCTCTGATAAATCAGTATTCGATGTTGAGATAATTGGCAAAAATGACAAGCGAAGAACCGTATTAGTTCCCAAGAAACTGATGTCACGTCTTTTTGCTCATAAGAATTCTGCAAAACGACTCAAGCATATGCCTAAGTACAAATCCTACTTAGAAAGCCTTCCTGAGCACTCCGATGCACTAGCCTACGAACAAACACACGGCAAGCCATTATTTATAAACCAACGTGGGGTCAGAATCTCTGAGCGCTCTGTTATTAATATTGTTTCCAAATCTAGACCAGAACTCAGAAAAAAAGGCAACTTAATCCTTGATGAGCCGCACTTTCATGGCTCTAGATCCACATATGCTACAAGGTTAATTAAAGCTATGTTCGCTATGGGGATGCCATTAGGTTTCATCAAATGGAAGGTTATGGAGCTGCTAGGTCATAATAACTGGGATACCACATTACAGCATTACGTTAATGTGGCTAGAGGCATTACATATGATGAGAAGTTAGACCTGTGGGTTAGTGAAATTTACAAGGATGTTGAAGAACGTTTAACTCGGGAAAAACAGGAGCTAAGTCAAGAAGTGGAAGCTTCAGTAATAGAACTAGGAAGTGAGGATCAGGGATGA